A genome region from Streptomyces pratensis includes the following:
- a CDS encoding long-chain fatty acid--CoA ligase produces the protein MLNLSSLLEHSAREHPGRTALVFGDTRLTYAELLKRSQDIAVTLRRHGVGRGDKVALSCPNVPDFPAAYFAILQVGAVVVPLNVLLRPQEVAYHLTDSRAKAFLCFEGTPQLPLAEVGRAGFDQAADCAHFLLLGRIGEEETDSVVPPEGVATAAEDTAVILYTSGTTGRPKGAELTHRSMVLNAMVADRLFTAADDEVMLASLPLFHAFGQSAVMNMGLHRGATLVLQSRFDADEALRLMHREGVTFFAGVPTMYWALLGALHPHGGRTPPLRTAVSGGAALPVEVLQKFGKAFGVDVQEGYGLSETSPVACFNPPGLPPRPGSIGRPVWGVQMKLIDDSWQTVPDEARGEIAIRGHNMMKGYYRRPHDTASVMRDGWFRTGDIARRDGDGYYYVVDRVKDLIIRGGFNVYPREIEEVLITHPAVSMAAVVGVPHATHGETSRRSSSPCPART, from the coding sequence ATGCTGAACCTGTCGTCACTGCTGGAGCACAGCGCCCGGGAACACCCCGGCCGCACCGCCCTGGTCTTCGGTGACACCCGCCTGACCTACGCCGAACTGCTCAAGAGGTCCCAGGACATCGCCGTCACGCTGAGGCGCCATGGAGTCGGCCGGGGCGACAAAGTGGCACTGTCCTGTCCCAACGTGCCGGACTTCCCGGCCGCCTACTTCGCCATCCTCCAGGTCGGAGCCGTCGTCGTCCCGCTCAATGTGCTGCTGCGCCCGCAAGAGGTCGCATACCACCTCACGGACTCCCGCGCCAAAGCCTTCCTCTGCTTCGAGGGCACGCCGCAGTTGCCCCTCGCCGAAGTGGGTAGGGCGGGCTTCGACCAGGCGGCCGACTGCGCGCATTTCCTCCTGCTGGGCCGGATCGGGGAAGAGGAGACCGACAGCGTGGTGCCCCCCGAAGGGGTGGCCACGGCCGCGGAGGACACGGCCGTGATCCTCTACACCAGCGGCACGACGGGGCGCCCCAAGGGAGCCGAACTCACCCACCGCAGCATGGTGCTGAACGCCATGGTCGCCGACAGGCTGTTCACGGCGGCGGACGACGAGGTGATGCTGGCCTCGCTGCCGCTGTTCCACGCCTTCGGCCAGAGTGCGGTGATGAACATGGGTCTGCACCGGGGCGCCACCCTCGTCCTCCAGTCACGCTTCGACGCGGACGAGGCACTCAGGCTGATGCACCGTGAAGGGGTGACCTTCTTCGCCGGGGTGCCGACGATGTACTGGGCCCTGCTCGGCGCACTCCACCCCCACGGCGGACGGACGCCGCCACTGCGCACCGCCGTCTCAGGGGGAGCCGCCCTGCCCGTCGAGGTGCTCCAGAAGTTCGGGAAGGCCTTCGGAGTGGACGTACAGGAGGGGTACGGGCTGTCGGAGACCTCGCCCGTCGCCTGCTTCAACCCGCCCGGACTGCCGCCCAGGCCCGGGTCCATCGGCCGGCCCGTGTGGGGCGTGCAGATGAAGCTCATCGACGACTCCTGGCAGACCGTCCCGGACGAAGCCCGGGGCGAGATCGCGATCCGCGGCCACAACATGATGAAGGGCTACTACCGGCGGCCCCACGACACGGCATCGGTGATGCGCGACGGCTGGTTCCGCACCGGGGACATCGCCCGACGTGACGGAGACGGCTACTACTACGTCGTCGACCGGGTCAAGGACCTGATCATCCGCGGCGGATTCAACGTCTACCCGCGTGAGATCGAAGAGGTCCTGATCACGCATCCGGCCGTGAGCATGGCCGCCGTGGTGGGCGTACCCCATGCCACGCACGGCGAGACGTCAAGGCGTTCGTCATCCCCGTGCCCGGCACGGACCTGA
- a CDS encoding AMP-binding enzyme, which produces MPGTDLSEAELIAWCRERMAAYKYPRSVEFRDSLPLTSTGKILKRELSAENHGDTAPA; this is translated from the coding sequence GTGCCCGGCACGGACCTGAGCGAAGCGGAACTGATCGCCTGGTGCCGCGAGCGTATGGCCGCCTACAAGTACCCCCGCAGCGTGGAGTTCCGCGACAGTCTGCCCCTGACCTCCACCGGCAAGATCCTCAAACGCGAACTGAGCGCGGAGAACCACGGGGACACCGCTCCCGCCTGA
- a CDS encoding MerR family transcriptional regulator, with protein sequence MLIGELSRRTGVNAHQLRYYEAQGLLEADRGGNGYREYDENAVLRVKQIRHLLGAGLSSEDIAYLLPCAVGEAPELLGCPELLAAMRLRLQRLDDQMGRLAQSRATLADYIDAAERMSDRTYPPFDGAGTKPVLS encoded by the coding sequence ATGCTGATCGGTGAACTGAGTCGTCGGACGGGCGTCAACGCCCATCAGTTGCGCTACTACGAGGCCCAGGGCCTGCTGGAAGCAGACCGCGGCGGAAATGGCTACCGTGAGTACGACGAGAACGCCGTACTGCGGGTGAAACAGATCCGCCACCTGCTGGGTGCCGGTCTGTCTTCCGAGGACATCGCGTATCTGCTGCCCTGTGCGGTGGGGGAGGCACCCGAACTGCTCGGGTGCCCCGAGCTGCTGGCCGCGATGCGGTTACGGCTGCAGCGCCTGGACGATCAGATGGGCAGGCTCGCTCAGTCCCGTGCCACTCTCGCCGACTACATCGATGCGGCCGAGCGCATGAGTGACCGGACGTACCCGCCCTTCGACGGTGCCGGAACGAAGCCCGTGCTCTCCTGA
- a CDS encoding class I SAM-dependent methyltransferase: MPDHSYLAAVRESYDTVASDYCEQVRPPADLDPLSRGMLNVFAEVVRTAGLGPVADLGCGPGKVTAYLAERQVPAFGMDLSPVMVDLARSAYPDLSFSVGSMTSLPIENEGLGGILAYYSTHHTPPTLLPVVFGEFHRTLAPGGCLMLAGHVGAGQHLRPTQAYGGHPVSYESYLLPPDRIAELLKQAGLILTARLVEEPGDGAERTFATFLAHKPEQP, encoded by the coding sequence ATGCCTGATCACTCATACCTCGCCGCCGTCAGGGAATCGTACGACACGGTCGCCTCCGACTATTGCGAACAGGTCCGGCCTCCGGCGGACCTGGATCCGCTGTCACGAGGGATGCTGAACGTCTTTGCAGAGGTGGTACGAACAGCCGGCCTCGGGCCCGTCGCGGACCTGGGATGCGGGCCCGGCAAAGTCACGGCCTACCTCGCGGAGCGGCAAGTACCCGCGTTCGGCATGGACCTGTCGCCCGTCATGGTCGACCTGGCCCGTAGCGCCTACCCAGATCTGAGCTTCAGCGTCGGCTCGATGACCTCGCTCCCCATCGAGAACGAGGGCCTCGGCGGCATCCTCGCGTACTACTCCACCCACCACACGCCACCGACGTTGCTGCCGGTCGTGTTCGGCGAGTTCCATCGCACTCTCGCACCCGGTGGCTGTTTGATGCTGGCCGGCCATGTAGGGGCCGGCCAGCATCTACGTCCCACACAGGCATACGGCGGGCATCCGGTGTCCTACGAGTCGTACCTGCTGCCGCCTGACCGGATTGCCGAACTCCTGAAACAGGCCGGACTCATCCTCACTGCACGTCTGGTGGAGGAACCCGGCGACGGGGCCGAGAGGACTTTCGCAACCTTCCTTGCCCACAAGCCCGAACAGCCTTGA
- a CDS encoding alpha/beta hydrolase family protein translates to MSWRRKLLVPLAALTLALSAPAGAGAATSSAAPTADGALTASAATDFGAPGPYATAVEVGAVTTLYYPRDIAESDRRHPVIVWGNGTFAFPVVYRDLLLHWAGQGFIVAAANTPQSNPGISMRAGIDMLTRRNADPDSIFRNHVDLENIGASGHSQGGAAAIVVGSDPRIDTILPIQPGPLANINSAHAPALLLAGQKDSIVFPFLVKAFYDAADHIPALYGEVRGADHFTVVGDPGPFAAPTTAWFRAHLMGDQEARAQFFGPGCGICTDTATWSDIRRNDLALSIPAAAP, encoded by the coding sequence ATGTCATGGAGAAGGAAACTGCTCGTCCCGTTGGCCGCACTCACCCTCGCCCTGTCCGCTCCGGCCGGCGCGGGAGCCGCGACGTCGTCCGCCGCCCCCACTGCCGACGGCGCCCTCACCGCGTCGGCCGCCACCGACTTCGGCGCCCCCGGCCCCTACGCCACCGCAGTGGAAGTCGGAGCGGTCACCACCCTGTACTACCCGCGTGACATCGCCGAAAGCGACCGCCGCCACCCTGTGATCGTCTGGGGCAACGGCACGTTCGCCTTTCCCGTCGTCTACCGGGACCTGCTGCTGCACTGGGCCGGCCAGGGTTTCATCGTCGCCGCGGCGAACACGCCGCAGTCCAACCCAGGAATCTCCATGCGGGCGGGCATAGACATGCTCACCCGCAGGAACGCCGACCCGGACAGCATCTTCCGCAACCACGTCGACCTGGAGAACATCGGCGCGTCGGGCCACTCGCAAGGCGGCGCGGCAGCCATTGTCGTCGGCTCGGATCCCCGCATCGACACCATCCTGCCGATCCAGCCGGGCCCGCTTGCGAACATCAACTCGGCACATGCCCCCGCGCTCCTGCTGGCCGGTCAGAAGGACAGCATCGTCTTCCCTTTCCTCGTCAAGGCCTTCTACGACGCCGCCGATCACATACCGGCCCTTTACGGCGAGGTACGCGGAGCCGACCACTTCACGGTGGTGGGCGACCCCGGCCCGTTCGCCGCGCCGACCACGGCATGGTTCCGAGCCCATCTGATGGGCGACCAGGAGGCGCGTGCCCAGTTCTTCGGCCCCGGGTGCGGCATCTGCACAGACACAGCCACCTGGTCCGACATCCGCCGCAACGACCTGGCCCTGAGCATCCCGGCCGCCGCTCCGTAG
- a CDS encoding DUF4241 domain-containing protein produces MGGEQGPGTVVEVAYALAWDLAVRALWRPLTAQAARERDVAGLPYVVVYRLPGREVPLEVRLVSWRDHYVGVWAYDDHGRRTGELDLRLLDDRSRLLGRRTRKWQYTGPDMAEFDDACPRLTTELFPDGRGSITQEPEGARGRTFVTVPDAGIRRWQARPGFDDWPMVATQVGPGPVELRAALLGPAAAETPDGASEAPSSCWRPPRPARPGPLDALFRPGTLVTDGYHPEMTVVQPRRMGVLRVPSGLLAVSGPRNLAEEEPAITVPLPPGEYVLEEAQVHFGYDCEWSQGWVTRTDTTAVRLLTSETPALTWEMCLGRDDDPRLLVENEIFGFDTDSATGCFADAGAWKPLHELFERHLVREEPDAGENIPDSMYFLRTHDEASGGELVAFATTGDGTYPVWVGRSAHGDVTDVVVLVGGMPTVLQKGGADFGAGRPAG; encoded by the coding sequence ATGGGTGGGGAGCAGGGACCGGGGACGGTCGTCGAGGTCGCGTACGCGCTGGCATGGGACCTGGCGGTCCGTGCGCTGTGGCGGCCCCTGACCGCCCAGGCGGCGCGGGAGCGGGATGTCGCGGGGCTGCCTTACGTCGTGGTGTACCGGCTCCCGGGACGGGAGGTTCCGCTGGAGGTCCGGCTGGTTTCCTGGCGGGATCACTACGTAGGCGTGTGGGCTTACGACGACCACGGTCGCCGTACCGGTGAGCTGGACCTGCGGCTGCTTGACGATCGGAGTCGGCTGCTCGGCCGACGTACCCGCAAGTGGCAGTACACCGGGCCGGACATGGCGGAGTTCGACGACGCTTGTCCCCGTCTCACGACGGAGCTGTTCCCGGACGGCAGGGGGTCGATCACGCAGGAACCCGAAGGTGCGCGCGGGCGGACGTTCGTCACGGTGCCCGACGCCGGCATACGGCGCTGGCAGGCCCGCCCCGGGTTCGACGACTGGCCGATGGTCGCCACGCAGGTGGGCCCGGGGCCGGTGGAGCTCCGGGCGGCGCTGCTCGGCCCGGCAGCGGCGGAGACGCCCGACGGCGCGTCCGAGGCCCCCAGCAGCTGTTGGCGGCCACCCCGCCCCGCGCGGCCCGGTCCGCTCGACGCACTGTTCCGTCCCGGGACACTCGTGACCGACGGGTACCACCCTGAGATGACCGTCGTGCAGCCGCGCCGCATGGGAGTGCTGCGAGTGCCGAGCGGATTGCTGGCCGTCTCCGGACCACGCAACCTGGCCGAAGAAGAGCCCGCCATCACGGTCCCCTTGCCGCCGGGGGAGTACGTACTCGAAGAAGCACAGGTCCACTTCGGCTACGACTGTGAGTGGAGCCAGGGCTGGGTGACCCGTACCGACACCACGGCGGTCCGACTGCTCACCAGCGAGACCCCGGCCTTGACGTGGGAGATGTGCCTCGGTCGGGATGACGACCCCCGGCTGCTCGTCGAGAACGAGATCTTCGGCTTCGACACCGACAGTGCGACCGGATGCTTCGCCGACGCCGGGGCCTGGAAGCCTCTCCACGAGCTCTTCGAACGGCACCTCGTCCGGGAGGAGCCGGATGCCGGGGAGAACATACCCGACTCCATGTACTTCCTGCGGACTCACGACGAGGCGTCCGGCGGCGAACTGGTCGCCTTCGCCACGACCGGCGACGGTACCTACCCCGTGTGGGTGGGGCGCTCCGCACACGGTGACGTGACCGACGTGGTGGTGCTGGTCGGCGGAATGCCGACGGTACTCCAGAAAGGCGGTGCTGACTTCGGTGCGGGCAGGCCCGCAGGTTGA
- a CDS encoding helix-turn-helix domain-containing protein, whose product MTGRAGLSPAYTRLGESAEALRLATLARSSLPAGTRRTVTLDHDPAAALVAAEHDLALRMGITVLEPVLAAPDRKDLMETLTAWLDSETGSTSEIAEILYCHRNTVRNRLDRVSRLTGRSLLRPTDVTALYAGVRALELGPH is encoded by the coding sequence GTGACGGGGCGTGCGGGTCTCAGCCCTGCCTACACCCGGCTCGGGGAGAGTGCTGAGGCCCTGCGTCTGGCGACGCTGGCCCGGTCCTCACTGCCCGCGGGCACGCGCAGGACGGTCACCCTCGATCACGATCCGGCCGCGGCGCTGGTCGCGGCCGAGCACGACCTGGCTCTGCGGATGGGCATCACGGTGCTCGAACCGGTCCTGGCCGCGCCCGACCGCAAGGATCTGATGGAGACCCTCACCGCGTGGCTGGACTCGGAGACGGGGTCGACGTCCGAGATCGCCGAGATCTTGTACTGCCACCGCAACACGGTGCGCAACCGCCTGGACCGCGTCTCCCGTCTCACCGGCCGTTCCCTGCTCAGGCCCACGGACGTCACCGCCCTCTACGCCGGGGTGCGGGCCCTCGAACTCGGCCCGCACTGA
- a CDS encoding SMI1/KNR4 family protein, translated as MVDQRPSLPSVRDFATWEPLLRLLLPGGTESRTARSVRVAGRIGAHGCSLRRRRRGRMSSTDRAVVENVQRALALDGVEEAAFTADVHAAGKTTLSLVWHCPAVEAADRDSDLGVLVLVDGSLPEPWRRLPVPMTRAVPAPSADPALLERTLRERLPDAIGATEEEIAAAEARLGVTLPDELKVLYRVAGASREDRGEDYEAQRRVGSAIGCELAGLDGLHSVEAASRCPRWTTEATTVVSTPADAAVQSLAGSPGWIVFAGYGDELAVDLTPGPLGHTGQIILIDHEQSIGAELKADSLTDLVLHRMREKRSVHREDRLPLVAEVGSGGLQSIEDAAHPALEVLRIGAGPTPFGLGPVTGLPRLRTLIARPGTLADPLEIGQLTGLEFLELGPEEWRVLLDAGAVPPTLSAAAVDRHGARDQPPLALANELLELWGRPKITRTVLEGGLGPSAW; from the coding sequence ATGGTTGATCAGAGGCCCTCCTTGCCGTCCGTACGAGACTTCGCGACCTGGGAGCCCCTTCTGCGGCTCCTGCTGCCCGGCGGTACGGAGAGCCGGACTGCACGATCCGTGCGTGTGGCGGGACGCATCGGTGCGCATGGCTGCAGCCTGCGCCGAAGGCGGCGGGGACGGATGTCGTCGACAGACCGTGCCGTGGTGGAGAACGTGCAGAGGGCACTCGCGCTAGACGGGGTCGAGGAGGCCGCATTCACGGCGGACGTCCACGCGGCCGGAAAGACCACGCTCAGCCTGGTCTGGCATTGCCCGGCCGTGGAAGCCGCCGACCGCGATTCGGACTTGGGGGTGCTCGTCCTGGTCGACGGTTCCCTCCCCGAGCCCTGGCGCCGTCTACCCGTCCCCATGACCAGGGCGGTGCCGGCCCCTTCGGCTGACCCAGCATTGCTGGAGCGGACACTTCGCGAGCGGTTGCCCGACGCCATCGGCGCGACGGAGGAGGAGATAGCCGCCGCGGAAGCGCGCCTCGGCGTGACGCTGCCCGACGAGCTCAAGGTGCTCTACCGGGTGGCAGGGGCCAGTCGGGAGGACAGGGGCGAGGACTACGAGGCGCAGCGCCGCGTCGGCTCGGCGATCGGCTGCGAGCTCGCCGGCCTGGACGGCCTGCACAGCGTGGAAGCTGCGAGCCGATGCCCCCGCTGGACCACCGAGGCGACGACGGTGGTCAGCACCCCGGCCGACGCCGCAGTTCAGAGCCTCGCGGGGTCACCTGGCTGGATCGTCTTCGCAGGCTACGGCGATGAGCTGGCCGTCGACCTGACCCCGGGGCCGCTCGGCCACACCGGACAGATCATCCTGATCGACCACGAGCAGAGCATCGGCGCCGAGCTCAAAGCGGACTCTCTCACCGACCTGGTCCTGCACCGGATGAGGGAGAAGCGCAGCGTGCATCGCGAGGACCGGCTACCCCTCGTGGCCGAAGTCGGCAGCGGAGGCTTGCAGAGCATCGAGGACGCCGCTCACCCTGCCTTGGAAGTGCTGCGCATAGGTGCGGGGCCGACGCCTTTCGGCCTCGGCCCCGTTACCGGGCTGCCTCGCCTGCGTACGCTCATCGCCCGTCCCGGCACGCTCGCCGACCCGTTGGAGATCGGTCAGCTCACCGGATTGGAATTCCTGGAGCTCGGCCCCGAGGAATGGCGAGTCCTCCTGGACGCCGGAGCAGTCCCACCCACCCTGTCGGCCGCTGCCGTCGACAGGCATGGGGCTCGCGATCAGCCGCCGCTGGCCCTCGCCAACGAACTCCTGGAGCTCTGGGGCCGGCCTAAGATCACCCGGACCGTCCTCGAAGGAGGCCTCGGCCCTTCGGCCTGGTGA